The following are encoded together in the Cynocephalus volans isolate mCynVol1 chromosome 4, mCynVol1.pri, whole genome shotgun sequence genome:
- the ASCL2 gene encoding achaete-scute homolog 2: MDGALPRPAPPAPGDCAVGRTPASPELLRCSRRRRPGGAEAGGGAAAVARRNERERNRVKLVNLGFQALRQHVPHGGASKKLSKVETLRSAVEYIRALQSLLAEHDAVRAALAGGLLAPAARPSAPRGPPRTRPAAASSSCASSSPGRGGSSEPGSPRSAYSSDDSGGEGALSPAERELLEFSSWLGGC; encoded by the coding sequence ATGGACGGCGCTCTGCCCCGGCCCGCGCCCCCCGCGCCTGGCGACTGCGCCGTCGGGCGCACGCCCGCGTCCCCGGAGCTGCTGCGCTGCAGCCGGCGCCGGCGGCCGGGCGGCGCGGAAGCCGGGGGCGGCGCGGCGGCCGTAGCGCGGCGCAACGAGCGCGAGCGCAACCGCGTGAAGCTGGTGAACTTGGGCTTCCAGGCGCTGCGGCAGCACGTGCCGCACGGAGGCGCCAGCAAGAAGCTGAGCAAGGTGGAAACGCTGCGCTCGGCCGTGGAGTACATCCGCGCGCTGCAGAGCCTGCTGGCTGAGCACGACGCGGTGCGCGCCGCGCTGGCCGGGGGGCTGTTGGCGCCCGCCGCGCGGCCCTCCGCGCCCCGCGGGCCGCCTCGGACGCGCCCGGCCGCCGCCTCGTCCTCCTGCGCCTCGTCGTCCCCGGGCCGTGGGGGCAGCTCGGAGCCCGGCTCCCCGCGCTCCGCCTACTCGTCGGACGACAGCGGCGGCGAGGGCGCGCTGAGCCCCGCCGAGCGCGAGCTGCTCGAATTCTCCAGCTGGTTAGGGGGCTGCTGA